The following proteins are encoded in a genomic region of Candidatus Paracaedibacteraceae bacterium:
- the rpsL gene encoding 30S ribosomal protein S12, whose translation MPTINQLIRKPRAPKVSRNKVPALEACPQKRGVCTRVFTTTPKKPNSALRKVARIRLTNGFEVTGYIPGEGHNLQEHSVVMIRGGRVKDLPGVRYHIVRGTLDTQGVKDRKQARSKYGAKRPK comes from the coding sequence ATGCCTACAATTAACCAACTTATTCGGAAGCCACGTGCTCCGAAAGTTTCGAGAAATAAAGTTCCTGCTCTTGAGGCATGCCCTCAAAAGCGTGGTGTTTGTACTCGTGTATTTACAACAACTCCAAAAAAGCCTAACTCGGCGCTTCGTAAGGTAGCCCGTATTCGTCTGACAAATGGATTTGAAGTAACAGGATACATTCCTGGTGAAGGTCACAACCTGCAAGAGCACTCTGTTGTTATGATCCGTGGTGGTCGTGTAAAAGACTTGCCTGGTGTCCGCTATCACATTGTTCGTGGTACATTGGATACCCAAGGTGTTAAAGATCGTAAGCAAGCACGTTCCAAATACGGTGCAAAGCGTCCAAAGTAA